From the Synchiropus splendidus isolate RoL2022-P1 chromosome 3, RoL_Sspl_1.0, whole genome shotgun sequence genome, the window TTCACTTATATAATATTGTTTAATTTAACCAACAAGTGGAGTGACAAAAGACAAGAGACTCCCGTCTCTATTTTCTccagtataaaataaatatcattctTTTCTCGTCTTCACCAGCTGTTGCGATGATGTTGATAAATGCAGGTTCTGTTTTAGGTGtgctattttttgttttgttggctgTTTCTTCTTCGCAGTCCGACGTTGGAGGCCGGTGACACAGACATGGACTCCACACAGAGGGATGTGCATTAAACCGCAAGAGGTCAAGGCGTCACCTCCGCCGACAGTCCCTGCCACTGGTAACTAAATGGTTGCCTCACTGAGAACACTTTGCATTGAAAGAGAAACCACGTCACATCACACAAACTCCTAGATGAGTGGCAGATTTGAGGAGCGCTTTGTTATTATCGAGATGTTCACATCTTCATCTACTGTGTGTTGGATCTTAAGAAAAGTCACATACATGTCCCTCGACCTCACAGCCAAAAATACACTAAGGTTATCCATGTTTGAAAAGTTTCTCCATAGTCTGAAAAAGTCTGTCTGTTGCGTTCTTTATCCAGTGTGGTGTGGGTCAGTGCGGGTTACATAAATGATCTTTCATGATATAGGTTTTTATTACAGTCAGCAGGCTAAAGGAATCGCTTTTTGTGTAGGAACCATTTTTTATTcgtaaaagtaactaagttataAATGGATGAGCGTTCTTTCACGCCTCAGTGTATGTGAaagttcatcttcatcttgctaacactgtagaTAAAACTTGTTGCGTGGAAGAGTGTAATTGGTTCCCTTTATTTAAAGTGGTTAGCTTGTTGGAGACATTTCTTGAAGATCTTGCCTCTTTTTGTATACTAGTTGTCCTCTATGATTGCTTGTTTGTAGATCTCAGTGGTCCCATAGGAAGCTGGGATACAGGATGTGGGGTCACGGTCTGGATAAAGCTAGACTCACTAGGGCGTCTTGAAGTCTGTTTAGTTGTGCGCTTCGGTGATCCTGCTGCTCATCTATTCAGTTCATCTGTTCTCTCCCTGCAGAATCACCACAAGTGAGCTTCAAGATTCCCGGCTACAGACCCTCCAACATGGACAAGAAAATACTTATCTGGGCAGGGCGCTTTAAAACAGTCGACCAGATCCCTGAGATTGTGTCGTGAGTAGCATCTTCCTTTTTGCCCAAGACTGCCAAAGACGCTTTAATCTCATTGGTCAGTTGTTTGTCTGTTGAATTGAGTTTAAAGGAACATAATGAGCTTAATGGTGCTGTTCAGAACACCAGGGTGGACGTCTCATTTGATCTGCTGCCATGATAATCTGTCTGGCTGTCAACTCCCAACCGCAGGTTCTCTGGACACACTACTGCAGTTTATTTAATAAATCCAACTCCAGACCAGAAGCCTGGCTTGGTTGTAACCGGTGTGCAAACAAATTTACTTTCGTCCTGGTGACGTCTtattgaggtcagaggtcagatggGATAGTAGTCCTGGCTTGGTTTCAACAACCAATCCAGCTGCAGTTAAGCAAGAGACAAAGGGATACAGTTGGTaggttttattgtcaaattgtACTTTGGATTTTTCCCTTTATAACTCTGTTACCATCTACACCTACTACAGCTACTTGGCCTGTGTGGGCATGAAACGGTGAATATCTTCTACTTTTTGTTGATAATTTATATCAGCACAGAAGCAGCAATGATTGACTGAAAGCCTTTATCGACACTGTGAAGGAGTGGATAAAATAAATACCCTCATGACCCACGAGTATTTCCATGTTCCACCTGTCTGACTGCAGGTTTGAAATGCTGGACGCGGCGAGGAACAAAGTAAGGGTGAAAATCTGCTACTTGATGATTGCGGCAACAATAGGAGGCTGTATGTTGATGGTGTTCCTTGGCAAACGGGTGAGTCAAGACAGATGAGTGACAGATTTGATGTTAAAAGATGTTAAACTGAATCGTTTATTGCTGTTGCAGGCCATGGGCAGACACGAGTCCCTGACTTCACAGAACATGGAGAAGAAAGCCAAGTGGAGAGAAGAGATGGAAAGAAAGTAGCAAACTACTGGTCCTTTGACTCAGTGAAGGGAGACGATACACCACCTTTTCAAATAAAGTAAATGATTTAAGTTTTCTTCATTCTACTGCAGCATATTTCATTGATTTAGTATTCTATGTTCATTGACCATGTTAAATTGTTTAAATATTCAGCACCAATAAACTTCTATTATGTATTATATTGGAGGTTTTGCATCTGAATCAATGTCATGTCAGGGAGATGTTCATCACTCAGCATATTGAGATGAGATATTTAACTtaattgtttttaattgttAACAAAGGACAAGCCAAACAGGAGGTGCGATCAACAGTGTGTAGTCCTTAGAAACATTTCATACCCAGTTTTAATGACTGAAAGACATTGATCCAAAGCACCGTAAAAAACTTGGATTGCAAATCAGAATGGAAGACGATTCACTGGTATGTTTGTGTCAAGATTCCACCAAAAGTTGATGCTCTATGATGAAGAGCTTTCAGGAATAAAGTGATTTGGAATCAATTCTAGCCcaagcagaggatggtttctcAAAAGtgcacaacattttttttctcaccaaaaCTGCTGAGACTGACCAAGAAGTATCACGTTTTGTCGTATAAAGTCAAAGACAGACAATCGGAGTCAGAGTGGCAAACAAAGACCGACAGCAGCCTAAAATGAAGTAACACTAAGGAGCCGAGCACTTTCTGATGGTAAGCTAAGCACTTCTCAGACCTTCTGTAAGTAGTTTGAACAAGTT encodes:
- the fam162a gene encoding protein FAM162B, with amino-acid sequence MSFARATLSLGNFIVRRWRPVTQTWTPHRGMCIKPQEVKASPPPTVPATESPQVSFKIPGYRPSNMDKKILIWAGRFKTVDQIPEIVSFEMLDAARNKVRVKICYLMIAATIGGCMLMVFLGKRAMGRHESLTSQNMEKKAKWREEMERK